The Faecalibacter sp. LW9 genome has a segment encoding these proteins:
- a CDS encoding bifunctional metallophosphatase/5'-nucleotidase, with protein MKNYRLLFVVLFPIFAFSQSLQLLYFTDAHQLYPLDDVEGTRGGVARLKTVVDQAKEDYPATITIHGGDFVGGVLYGGIYHGKHMIPAFNLIPVDYYNFGQHEFDYGLDHLQSLLKESKGQFFTSNLIHGLNQPLFDLPTHVLINKNGLRILMIGLTDQMETTKKDPRVLQEDVYASTARVLNQIDLKLVDIIVAVTQMDLEKNKKLLQYFPSIDLILTEELEEYHTQIHYQNHRPIIATAGNMSSVAKVILSKQKRPLIEIIPLDHSILRNPELQAIENQERQRVELLLHEKLGTLHVDLDAFESLIKESRAGNLITDAMRDYYQTDLALIDGSGIRKSVEKGDFTYEKARTLLPYGNKMVVVKIKGVDFKNFIYGYLTAEKPKLVQLSGSKYIWEPKTKELVMEGINPDKIYTLVLNDYNFSKLNQYESVVVSADHNQSISDYEALKHYIIKHQIINPPYENRIIIKNE; from the coding sequence ATGAAAAATTATAGGCTATTATTTGTGGTTTTGTTTCCAATTTTTGCTTTTTCTCAATCGTTACAATTACTTTATTTTACGGATGCTCATCAACTTTATCCCTTGGATGATGTGGAAGGAACACGAGGTGGAGTAGCACGATTAAAAACTGTAGTCGATCAAGCAAAAGAGGATTATCCAGCTACCATTACCATTCATGGTGGAGATTTTGTCGGTGGTGTTTTGTATGGTGGAATTTATCATGGAAAGCATATGATTCCAGCATTCAATCTAATTCCTGTAGACTATTATAACTTTGGACAACATGAATTTGATTATGGTTTAGACCATCTACAATCTTTGCTCAAAGAATCCAAAGGGCAATTTTTTACTTCCAATCTTATCCATGGGCTGAATCAACCGTTATTTGATTTACCTACACATGTCCTAATCAACAAAAATGGATTACGAATCTTGATGATTGGATTGACTGATCAAATGGAAACGACCAAAAAGGATCCGAGGGTTCTACAAGAAGATGTGTATGCTTCTACAGCACGGGTGCTTAACCAAATCGATTTAAAATTGGTGGATATTATTGTTGCCGTGACTCAGATGGATTTAGAAAAAAACAAAAAATTATTACAGTATTTTCCATCGATCGATTTGATTTTAACCGAAGAATTAGAAGAATATCATACCCAAATTCATTATCAAAATCATCGTCCCATTATTGCAACTGCTGGAAATATGAGTTCGGTAGCAAAAGTTATTTTATCCAAGCAAAAACGACCATTGATTGAAATCATTCCGTTGGATCATTCCATTCTAAGAAATCCTGAACTGCAGGCGATAGAAAATCAAGAACGTCAACGTGTAGAATTATTATTGCATGAAAAATTAGGAACGCTTCACGTGGATTTGGATGCATTTGAAAGTTTAATAAAAGAATCTCGAGCTGGAAATTTGATTACAGATGCTATGAGAGATTACTATCAAACTGATTTGGCTCTTATTGACGGGAGTGGTATTCGAAAATCCGTAGAGAAAGGAGATTTTACGTATGAAAAAGCGCGAACTTTATTGCCTTATGGAAATAAAATGGTTGTTGTAAAGATTAAAGGTGTGGATTTTAAGAACTTCATCTACGGATATCTTACAGCGGAGAAACCTAAGTTAGTTCAGCTTTCAGGTTCAAAATATATCTGGGAGCCTAAAACAAAAGAATTAGTAATGGAAGGGATAAACCCCGATAAAATTTATACCTTAGTTTTAAACGATTATAATTTTAGCAAATTAAATCAATACGAAAGTGTTGTTGTATCCGCTGATCATAATCAATCGATATCCGATTATGAGGCATTAAAACATTATATTATAAAACATCAGATCATTAATCCTCCATACGAAAACAGAATAATAATTAAGAATGAATAA
- the radC gene encoding RadC family protein: MENYNQHSQSIKHWNEDDRPREKLALKGRSSLSDAELLAIIMGSGNKEESAVQLAQRILASAQNNWNELAKYSIQDLCQFKGVGEAKAISIITALEIGRRRNTQEVLERKKITSSTDAALILQQQIGDLPTEEFWVMYLNQGNKIIKIEQISRGGITQTAVDIRIIFKRGIELMATAMILSHNHPSGNLNPSEADRQLTRKIKEASHYLDIQILDHIIVSQKDYFSFADEGLI; the protein is encoded by the coding sequence ATGGAAAATTACAATCAACATTCACAATCGATCAAACATTGGAATGAAGATGATCGTCCACGAGAAAAATTAGCGTTAAAAGGGCGTTCATCTTTGTCCGATGCCGAACTTTTAGCCATTATTATGGGAAGTGGAAATAAAGAAGAATCTGCGGTTCAATTAGCCCAACGAATCTTAGCTTCAGCACAGAACAATTGGAACGAATTAGCCAAGTACTCCATCCAGGATTTATGCCAATTCAAAGGGGTTGGGGAAGCCAAAGCCATTTCAATCATCACCGCTTTAGAAATAGGGCGTCGAAGAAATACCCAAGAAGTTTTGGAACGCAAAAAAATAACTTCCAGCACTGATGCTGCATTGATTTTACAACAACAAATTGGCGATTTACCTACAGAAGAATTTTGGGTCATGTACCTCAATCAAGGCAATAAAATCATTAAAATTGAACAAATTTCGAGAGGAGGTATTACACAAACAGCCGTGGATATTCGGATCATTTTTAAACGAGGCATCGAATTAATGGCTACAGCGATGATCCTGTCACATAACCATCCATCCGGCAATTTAAATCCGAGTGAAGCCGATCGCCAATTAACCCGAAAAATCAAAGAAGCTTCGCACTATTTGGACATTCAAATTTTAGATCATATCATAGTATCTCAAAAAGATTATTTTTCGTTTGCAGACGAAGGTTTAATTTAG
- a CDS encoding polysaccharide deacetylase family protein, with the protein MNTPLIIYTEKITPRIDYIFNFIFRTFGGISFQYIHDLKEFKTMTIPKINFSNHQIVDEINFRVDDILLENGINQAIDYYSLQPIGQCFYWLSRYEEYVANPQQFDQHNRFLGSELDYSQPIVDQICYEIQKQIQTKYPDFKFKKRSFKQINTHDVDFAWKYKYHSPQIILGSLVKKMLKGEFKHLKQQIQVLIGKRNDPYDQYEYYRTLSHQHGIESIFFWLLGNYNEFDKNHSHHNVKQKKLIQKISSWAEIGIHPSYRSNFNTDSLSLEIKRLENILDRPIRKSRQHFIKLNFPHTYQQLLKNGIQEDYTMGFAHTIGFRAGTVTPFQWFDLPNNQQTLLTIYPFVAMDVTLKNYLQFTPKEAIQELHDLKEKTKKVNGTFITLFHQSNVVDEWESWKKVYESLFHD; encoded by the coding sequence TTGAATACACCACTCATCATTTATACTGAAAAAATCACTCCGAGAATCGACTATATTTTCAATTTTATTTTTCGGACATTTGGTGGGATTTCCTTTCAATACATTCATGATTTAAAGGAATTTAAAACGATGACTATTCCTAAAATTAATTTCTCGAATCACCAGATTGTGGATGAGATTAATTTTAGAGTCGATGATATTTTATTGGAAAATGGAATTAATCAAGCCATTGATTATTATTCCTTGCAACCGATTGGGCAATGCTTTTATTGGTTATCACGATATGAAGAATATGTTGCTAATCCACAACAATTTGATCAGCACAACCGATTTTTAGGTTCTGAATTGGATTATTCACAGCCCATTGTCGATCAAATTTGTTATGAAATACAAAAGCAAATTCAAACGAAATATCCTGATTTTAAATTCAAAAAAAGAAGCTTTAAACAAATTAATACCCACGATGTAGATTTCGCGTGGAAATACAAATATCATTCGCCTCAAATCATCTTAGGTTCGCTAGTCAAAAAGATGTTAAAAGGAGAGTTCAAACATCTCAAGCAACAGATTCAAGTGCTGATAGGGAAAAGAAACGATCCGTATGATCAGTATGAATATTATCGCACCTTATCGCATCAACATGGGATAGAAAGTATTTTTTTCTGGTTATTGGGGAACTACAATGAATTCGACAAAAATCATTCGCATCATAATGTGAAACAAAAAAAACTCATCCAAAAGATTTCTTCTTGGGCAGAAATTGGAATACATCCATCCTATCGCTCCAATTTCAATACTGATTCATTATCATTAGAAATCAAACGATTAGAAAATATATTAGACCGTCCGATCCGAAAGTCTCGTCAACATTTTATAAAATTGAACTTTCCACACACTTATCAACAATTGTTGAAAAATGGAATTCAAGAAGATTACACGATGGGATTTGCGCATACCATTGGGTTTAGAGCAGGAACAGTAACACCTTTTCAATGGTTTGATTTGCCGAATAATCAACAAACGTTATTAACAATCTATCCTTTTGTCGCAATGGATGTTACGTTAAAAAATTATCTCCAATTCACACCAAAAGAAGCGATCCAAGAATTACATGATTTAAAGGAAAAAACTAAAAAAGTAAATGGTACCTTTATCACCTTATTTCATCAGTCCAATGTCGTGGACGAATGGGAGTCTTGGAAAAAAGTATACGAAAGTCTGTTTCATGATTAA
- a CDS encoding glutamine--tRNA ligase/YqeY domain fusion protein translates to MEEEKKSLNFIEQIIEDDLANGMPKENLRFRFPPEPNGYLHIGHAKAICLNFGLGQKYSAPVNLRFDDTNPAKEEQEFVDSIREDVKWMGFEWAEERYASDYFQQLYDWAVQMIKDGKAYVDDQSSEVINEQRKTPFEPGIESPCRARSVEENLELFEKMKAGEFEEGSHVLRAKIDMTSPNMNMRDPVMYRVLKRPHHRTGDTWKIYPMYDWTHGESDYIEGISHSLCSLEFKNHRDLYNWYKEQVEIPGQPQKPKQREFARGNVSYMITSKRKLMKLVEEGIVTGWDDPRMPTISGLRRRGYTAEAIRNFWEKAGISKRDNVLDISLLEFSIREILNKTAPRVMAVVDPVKVVIENYPEGQVEELTLENNPEDENAGSRMVPFTREIYIERDDFMEEAPKKFFRLSLGNEVRLKGAYIIKAERVEKDTEGNITTIFATYDADTKSGSGSEASKRKVKGTLHWVSATENIPIEVREYDRLFTVESPDAEKDVDFLQFVNPNSLTVKQGFAEPALKEANVEDKFQFQRIGYFALDKDSTADKLVFNRTVTLKDTWAKINK, encoded by the coding sequence ATGGAAGAAGAAAAAAAATCTTTGAACTTTATTGAACAAATCATCGAAGATGATTTAGCCAATGGGATGCCAAAAGAAAACTTACGTTTTCGTTTCCCACCAGAGCCAAATGGTTATTTACACATCGGACACGCAAAAGCAATTTGCTTAAACTTTGGTTTAGGTCAAAAGTACAGTGCGCCGGTAAACTTACGTTTTGACGACACCAACCCAGCCAAAGAAGAACAAGAATTCGTAGATTCTATCCGCGAAGACGTGAAATGGATGGGATTTGAATGGGCTGAAGAACGTTATGCTTCTGATTACTTCCAGCAGCTTTACGATTGGGCTGTACAGATGATTAAAGATGGTAAAGCATATGTCGACGATCAATCATCTGAAGTGATTAACGAACAACGTAAAACACCTTTCGAACCAGGAATCGAATCACCTTGTCGTGCTCGTTCAGTAGAAGAAAACTTAGAGTTATTCGAAAAAATGAAAGCAGGTGAATTCGAAGAAGGTTCTCACGTTTTACGTGCTAAAATCGACATGACATCTCCAAACATGAACATGCGTGACCCTGTTATGTATCGTGTTTTAAAACGTCCTCACCACCGTACAGGTGATACTTGGAAAATTTATCCAATGTACGACTGGACACACGGAGAATCTGATTATATCGAAGGTATTTCACACTCTTTATGTTCATTAGAATTTAAGAATCACCGTGATTTATATAACTGGTACAAAGAACAAGTGGAAATCCCAGGGCAACCTCAAAAACCAAAACAACGTGAATTTGCGCGTGGAAATGTATCGTACATGATTACATCTAAGCGTAAATTAATGAAACTGGTTGAAGAAGGAATTGTAACAGGATGGGACGATCCTCGCATGCCTACAATTTCTGGTTTACGCCGTCGTGGATATACAGCAGAAGCGATTCGTAATTTCTGGGAAAAAGCAGGTATTTCAAAACGTGATAACGTATTAGATATTTCGTTATTAGAGTTCTCTATTCGTGAAATCTTAAATAAAACTGCTCCTCGTGTAATGGCGGTTGTAGATCCTGTAAAAGTGGTAATCGAAAACTATCCAGAAGGACAAGTTGAAGAATTAACATTAGAAAATAATCCAGAAGACGAAAATGCTGGTTCTCGCATGGTTCCATTCACACGTGAAATTTACATCGAGCGTGATGACTTTATGGAAGAAGCACCTAAAAAATTCTTCCGTTTATCTTTAGGTAATGAAGTTCGTTTAAAAGGAGCTTACATCATTAAAGCTGAACGTGTAGAAAAAGATACTGAAGGAAACATCACAACTATTTTTGCAACTTACGATGCAGACACAAAATCAGGAAGCGGATCTGAAGCGTCTAAACGTAAAGTTAAAGGAACATTACACTGGGTTTCTGCAACAGAAAATATTCCAATTGAAGTTCGTGAATACGATCGTTTATTTACAGTAGAATCTCCGGATGCAGAAAAAGATGTGGATTTCTTACAATTCGTAAATCCAAACTCATTAACAGTAAAACAAGGATTTGCGGAACCAGCTTTAAAAGAAGCGAATGTAGAAGATAAATTCCAGTTCCAACGTATCGGATATTTTGCTTTAGATAAAGATTCTACAGCAGACAAATTAGTGTTTAACCGTACGGTAACATTAAAAGATACTTGGGCTAAAATCAATAAATAA
- a CDS encoding S8 family peptidase: MKKKLLSLALITLVYGGVNAQTTERLKEKFNTETANKNAFIDAIQMKGGSSFLHEKRDVITEISNDHIAIVQSDDFRANNASNIEQLQAGAVGGFALNGENMSIAIFDGGKVLPNHNEFKDLDNTGQFRVIDLENGAQGLSDHATSVAGFIIAEGGSRVFTIPNAAKGVLPKAIVKHAGFADTSNGNRFTKILEYGEYISNHSYGVNNGWSYNASGSRGAGYYYSVNTTIMTSSSQTLAGAYQSNDQAIDEIVYADPKFAIVKSAGNYYGTVPGPNDNKYRWSASGYVPFEEGDIVPDANCAIGAYCIGNGSLAKNIIVVGAIDLPTDATTYKFANTAEITRSSYSSAGPRKDGAIKPDLAAVGTLVIAPTVSSTNTASVNTYTRGSGTSYSAPKVTGTIGSLTQLKRLLTNDNEFYFFADEVKAILTHTAMEAGNYEGPDNWYGWGVLDGLKAAEVVLSTHNNEDTLERKVKVSGVNDEKVISAREGEDLKVTISWIDPAAELTSGTLNTMNDTSSKLVNDFDLRVIDTETNEVYYPWKLELSNPTGAAVKGDNTVDNIEQVLIKNPVAGRNYRVVVSNKGTLVNDEGVAADQNYTLLITGANAEVLSTSEVVKSKISVYPTVAKDVVNIKTQDKIQKVDLIDLTGKLISTSKKETVDVSSLSSGVYILNVVTDKGTKTQKIVKQ; encoded by the coding sequence ATGAAGAAAAAATTACTTTCTTTAGCTTTAATTACTCTGGTTTATGGAGGAGTTAACGCTCAAACTACTGAACGACTTAAAGAAAAATTTAATACGGAAACGGCCAATAAAAATGCGTTTATTGATGCCATCCAAATGAAAGGTGGATCCTCTTTTTTACATGAAAAAAGAGATGTCATTACTGAAATTTCCAATGATCATATTGCGATTGTGCAATCTGATGATTTTCGTGCAAATAATGCTTCTAATATTGAACAATTACAAGCAGGTGCTGTTGGAGGTTTTGCATTGAATGGTGAAAATATGAGCATTGCGATTTTCGATGGTGGAAAAGTTTTACCTAATCATAATGAATTTAAAGATCTAGATAATACGGGACAATTTCGTGTAATTGATTTAGAGAATGGTGCTCAGGGACTTAGTGATCACGCGACTTCAGTGGCTGGGTTTATTATCGCGGAAGGGGGTAGTAGGGTTTTTACAATCCCAAATGCAGCCAAAGGTGTTTTGCCTAAAGCCATTGTTAAGCATGCTGGATTTGCTGATACGTCGAATGGAAATCGTTTTACGAAGATTTTAGAATATGGTGAGTATATTTCCAATCACTCGTATGGGGTGAACAATGGATGGTCATATAATGCATCTGGATCACGAGGGGCAGGGTATTATTATAGTGTCAATACAACTATCATGACAAGCTCTTCGCAAACCTTAGCGGGAGCATACCAGTCTAATGATCAAGCCATAGATGAAATTGTATATGCTGATCCAAAATTCGCTATAGTAAAATCAGCTGGGAACTATTATGGTACAGTACCAGGACCAAATGATAATAAATACCGTTGGAGTGCTTCAGGATATGTGCCTTTTGAGGAGGGAGATATCGTGCCTGATGCAAACTGTGCAATAGGAGCTTATTGTATAGGAAATGGATCGTTGGCTAAAAACATAATCGTTGTAGGAGCAATTGATTTACCTACAGATGCTACAACCTATAAGTTTGCAAATACGGCAGAAATTACACGTTCAAGTTATAGTAGTGCAGGACCTCGTAAAGATGGAGCAATTAAACCTGATTTAGCTGCTGTAGGTACATTAGTTATTGCACCAACCGTTTCAAGTACGAATACTGCTTCAGTGAATACGTATACAAGAGGTAGTGGAACATCATACTCTGCTCCTAAAGTAACAGGGACAATTGGATCTTTAACGCAACTAAAGCGTTTATTAACAAATGATAACGAGTTCTATTTCTTTGCGGATGAAGTAAAAGCCATCTTAACGCATACTGCGATGGAAGCTGGAAATTATGAAGGTCCAGACAACTGGTACGGATGGGGAGTTCTTGATGGCTTAAAAGCTGCTGAAGTCGTATTATCCACTCATAATAATGAAGATACGTTAGAGCGTAAAGTAAAAGTTTCTGGTGTAAATGATGAAAAAGTAATTTCAGCTCGTGAAGGAGAAGATTTAAAAGTTACAATTTCTTGGATTGATCCTGCTGCTGAATTAACATCAGGAACATTAAATACAATGAATGATACTTCATCCAAACTTGTGAATGATTTTGACTTACGTGTGATTGATACTGAAACCAATGAAGTTTATTATCCATGGAAATTGGAATTATCTAATCCAACAGGAGCAGCTGTTAAAGGAGACAATACGGTGGATAATATTGAGCAAGTTTTAATTAAAAACCCAGTAGCGGGACGCAATTATCGTGTAGTAGTTTCAAACAAAGGAACATTAGTAAATGATGAAGGCGTAGCTGCGGATCAAAATTATACATTATTAATTACTGGAGCTAATGCAGAAGTGTTATCTACATCAGAAGTGGTGAAATCTAAAATTTCAGTTTATCCAACGGTGGCTAAAGATGTGGTGAACATTAAAACGCAAGATAAAATTCAGAAAGTAGATTTAATTGATTTAACAGGAAAATTAATTTCTACATCGAAAAAAGAAACAGTTGATGTATCTTCTTTATCAAGTGGAGTTTATATTTTAAATGTGGTTACCGATAAAGGAACAAAGACTCAAAAAATTGTAAAACAATAA
- the rimM gene encoding ribosome maturation factor RimM (Essential for efficient processing of 16S rRNA) gives MTKNDCYYLGKVTKKHGFKGNLIIHLDTDEPELYDTLEAVFIEQDGTLVPFFFETSQPYQGTKLLVKFEDLTPDEAERLVNREVYLPLTTLPELSGTDFYYHEIIGFTIYDQSNTEVGTIKSVNDSAAQAYFEVDVDGKEILIPMIDEWILEVNREEKAMLIQIPDGLLDIYLG, from the coding sequence ATGACAAAAAATGATTGTTACTACTTAGGTAAGGTTACGAAGAAACATGGTTTCAAAGGTAATTTAATCATTCATTTGGATACAGACGAACCCGAATTATACGATACTTTGGAAGCAGTGTTCATCGAGCAAGATGGAACACTGGTTCCTTTTTTCTTTGAAACTTCACAACCTTATCAAGGAACTAAATTATTAGTGAAGTTTGAAGATTTAACTCCTGATGAAGCTGAACGATTAGTTAATCGTGAGGTTTATCTGCCTTTAACTACATTACCAGAATTATCTGGAACAGATTTCTACTATCACGAAATTATTGGATTTACAATTTATGACCAATCAAATACTGAGGTTGGTACAATTAAATCTGTAAATGATTCTGCTGCTCAAGCTTATTTTGAAGTAGATGTAGATGGTAAAGAAATTTTAATTCCTATGATCGATGAATGGATTTTAGAAGTTAACCGCGAAGAAAAAGCGATGTTAATTCAAATTCCTGACGGATTATTGGATATCTATTTAGGATAA
- a CDS encoding 30S ribosomal protein S16: MATKIRLQRHGRKGKPFFHIVVADSRARRDGRFIEKLGTYNPITNPATVELNVDSAVKWLMTGAEPTNTAKALLSYKGAYMKKHLLGGVAKGAFSQEEAEKRFAAWLEAKDAKIQAKKDGLSAEATATKLAALEAEKAVNEARAKAAQEAEAAAQAEETTAEEAEGTTEEVATEE, translated from the coding sequence ATGGCTACAAAAATTAGATTACAAAGACATGGTCGTAAAGGAAAACCATTCTTTCACATCGTAGTTGCTGACTCAAGAGCAAGACGTGATGGTCGTTTCATCGAAAAATTAGGTACTTACAACCCAATTACTAACCCTGCAACTGTTGAATTAAACGTTGATTCAGCTGTTAAATGGTTAATGACTGGTGCTGAGCCTACAAACACAGCTAAAGCTTTATTATCTTACAAAGGTGCTTACATGAAAAAACACTTATTAGGTGGTGTTGCTAAAGGAGCATTCTCTCAAGAAGAAGCTGAAAAACGTTTCGCTGCATGGTTAGAAGCTAAAGATGCTAAAATCCAAGCGAAAAAAGACGGTTTATCTGCTGAAGCTACTGCTACTAAATTAGCTGCTTTAGAAGCTGAGAAAGCTGTAAACGAAGCTCGTGCTAAAGCTGCTCAAGAAGCTGAAGCTGCTGCTCAAGCTGAAGAAACTACTGCTGAAGAAGCAGAAGGTACAACTGAAGAAGTTGCTACAGAAGAATAA